One Roseimaritima multifibrata DNA window includes the following coding sequences:
- a CDS encoding MAC/perforin domain-containing protein yields the protein MPRCPKPKYLQAFVAKKLNASAHAQVAAHVAVCDDCSMVVSQLARGLESPQQPPIEGPTGAPKAAAPIASTAPASGSGLLKWCGAAVLAGAIGAGGYFGWQQLNADKTNQPSQIAGNGLSSSVPTGGSEATEADKQGFVLGNVPFDQPIENIRVTITAGPDAPIDELVDLHLGLGFPLRLQSEIPAGIPFYAALPNTSSSSAERGIPAGESRIFEFSATAPADSSDLLKTSSTLLTGLKVGDIRQIGFAAKGESDWEIAGYKIDVNDQLLASNAQFNKSAQLENTNNQEILTSLLPSRDVLADEVDQLQALIQTGLASPDETRELDDKQQALLSLSDRIQSIGGKFIGIYPSLVEYHKGLAPLTQRQADKRAKRVRVHLVAATSDRAGTKNPLFLDLGGSKLLLSSENSVLEDSSNMQTFELSEADLLNDPVEIGLADGQLNAFQIGVIGSNEPFNAIPDRTALQRVTLEVDDVVVYDSIDSQLDRTSLNEIRLIPPAHRDETGKVVVNAPSALQRFQWHPGLELPATNSDPTVPPTPATPEPETILPEPPAPAPANPPKEDDDDGSPGVDPTTLVNNTTPKGNQPSFFPIPIRGRPPGAGGPQSGGGTPSGGGNVPSGTSLANTPKSRASHPIVEQILAALLAKLNGNSSTSLGNQGPGSQPNQPATGPGSGAVSTTNAATGTPPQITPTDVLEVSQTALTRLQRAPASLRVGMQPVVEWQAKNDDKVKNFQGRLWGIKPHDTKSQPILLAESGKKASAKSLELPSINLADVNIPASEHAKYFVQPELMTFDLNDQVISTGIAAKGPLVPLFPKRSVTDLAPSIFDLIAFQSDSDGLESLSKKSWQKLSPILQSNGADVGYFDEPTGTHIARVFDHLSNSIGISSHASNIKHLTIRFDSQRSLSKNLRVIGHLGFVDAKQKSANDASTSATAAKPVGVAPSPTPPKPSTSKATIEVRLIVRESDGSNTEISPEANSATKELRLETSAPITYTKVNEQTPMMLIDIPISLELLQEDYEKKLTELGVDSLLNNWQIDPKSTLPLKPMKQALVSLTLKLKTNEGEEALGLFGLKIVDDSEQPDISAVVTPTAPTPAPTPPLTAHDETIQMVLGRGYDATKKYADPTAVKNPLFDLKSREDYFYRPYAGGATEINVRSGTDASSYSNSLASNVEAGVGLGLFSASVSVGVNSSNSGSTKTSFVMLNDVLKIYAATLKTKTPLKAALKKIEEGDVRNIIDLYGTHYINEADFGGRISFESYIDETETATTSSIETGVKAAYKIFNAAANVTAKSSTLTKTISENQTFSNYGGGGTLNQQSSIDVESYRDWKDKVAKDHQQALVDFGNSSNGLIPLWKFPGLTTARQAELEQLIKQEIAKSVVHKESEYGEVVKRNGKFRLQNSNGGWIYASDEGTTYPKMSRSESAADNLRFFGDGSDLNSNDKLTIKYGGARGTYGSWYQKRSIIQYAPGDESKSDYRYQITKRGSSLSPGSAIRFGDYITIIALWKEEQVGPIEDDYIGYNNSQWKIVEPKP from the coding sequence ATGCCACGTTGCCCGAAACCTAAGTACTTGCAGGCATTTGTCGCAAAGAAGCTAAACGCCTCCGCTCATGCTCAAGTTGCAGCTCATGTCGCCGTTTGCGACGACTGCAGCATGGTTGTCAGTCAGCTTGCGCGAGGATTGGAATCGCCGCAGCAGCCACCAATTGAAGGACCGACTGGAGCCCCAAAGGCCGCCGCTCCGATTGCCTCCACTGCCCCAGCATCGGGTAGTGGACTGCTGAAGTGGTGCGGCGCTGCGGTATTGGCAGGAGCCATCGGGGCGGGCGGTTACTTTGGCTGGCAACAACTGAACGCTGACAAAACGAATCAGCCTTCGCAGATTGCCGGAAACGGCTTGTCCAGTTCGGTCCCCACAGGCGGTTCCGAAGCAACCGAAGCGGATAAGCAGGGATTCGTTCTTGGCAATGTTCCCTTTGATCAACCTATTGAGAACATCCGGGTGACTATCACCGCAGGTCCCGATGCACCGATTGACGAACTGGTCGATCTGCATCTGGGACTGGGGTTTCCGCTGCGACTGCAAAGCGAAATCCCCGCTGGAATTCCTTTTTATGCCGCACTTCCCAACACGTCTTCAAGCTCGGCGGAACGGGGCATCCCCGCTGGGGAAAGCCGAATCTTTGAATTTTCAGCAACGGCCCCGGCTGATTCCTCCGACCTCCTCAAGACTTCGTCCACTTTATTAACGGGATTAAAAGTCGGTGACATTCGACAAATCGGGTTTGCCGCCAAAGGAGAATCCGACTGGGAAATTGCTGGATATAAGATCGACGTCAATGACCAATTGCTCGCATCGAATGCTCAGTTCAACAAGAGCGCTCAATTGGAAAACACGAACAACCAAGAAATACTGACAAGTCTTCTCCCTTCCAGAGATGTATTGGCAGATGAAGTCGACCAATTGCAAGCGCTCATTCAGACGGGACTAGCCAGTCCAGATGAAACCAGGGAACTAGATGACAAACAGCAAGCTCTCCTTTCTCTAAGCGACCGGATACAAAGCATTGGTGGCAAATTCATTGGAATTTACCCAAGTCTGGTTGAATACCACAAAGGGCTCGCCCCGTTAACGCAACGCCAGGCTGACAAACGCGCTAAACGTGTGCGAGTCCATTTGGTTGCGGCAACAAGCGACCGTGCAGGAACCAAAAATCCGTTGTTTCTTGATCTTGGTGGAAGCAAACTTCTGCTCTCTTCAGAAAATTCGGTCCTCGAAGATTCAAGCAATATGCAGACGTTTGAATTAAGCGAAGCCGACCTGCTAAACGATCCGGTGGAAATCGGGCTTGCCGATGGACAGCTTAACGCGTTTCAAATTGGTGTGATCGGTAGCAATGAACCATTCAACGCTATCCCCGACCGAACCGCATTGCAGCGAGTCACATTGGAGGTCGATGACGTGGTCGTCTACGACAGTATCGACAGCCAACTGGACCGTACTTCGCTGAACGAAATCCGTCTGATTCCTCCCGCACACCGCGACGAAACCGGAAAAGTGGTGGTCAATGCCCCGTCGGCATTGCAGCGATTTCAATGGCACCCAGGCCTGGAACTGCCAGCTACAAACAGCGATCCTACCGTACCTCCGACGCCAGCGACTCCCGAGCCCGAAACAATACTCCCCGAACCACCCGCCCCAGCGCCAGCGAATCCTCCAAAGGAAGACGATGACGACGGCAGTCCAGGCGTCGATCCAACCACCTTGGTCAATAATACGACTCCAAAGGGAAATCAGCCTTCATTCTTTCCAATCCCCATTCGCGGTAGACCGCCAGGTGCAGGTGGCCCGCAGAGCGGTGGAGGAACGCCGAGTGGCGGCGGAAACGTTCCGTCTGGTACTTCCCTAGCCAATACACCGAAGTCCAGAGCGTCGCATCCCATCGTGGAGCAAATCCTCGCTGCGTTACTTGCCAAATTGAACGGCAATTCCTCCACGTCCCTGGGGAATCAAGGGCCTGGCAGCCAGCCAAACCAGCCAGCGACAGGCCCTGGATCCGGAGCCGTTTCGACGACTAACGCTGCCACTGGCACACCGCCTCAAATCACTCCAACCGATGTTCTCGAGGTCAGCCAGACCGCCCTTACCCGCCTGCAACGGGCGCCAGCAAGCCTCCGAGTCGGGATGCAACCTGTCGTGGAGTGGCAGGCGAAGAACGATGACAAGGTAAAGAACTTTCAAGGTCGACTGTGGGGGATCAAGCCTCATGACACAAAATCGCAGCCCATCCTACTTGCTGAATCCGGTAAAAAAGCGTCGGCGAAATCGCTCGAACTGCCGTCAATCAATTTGGCAGACGTCAATATTCCGGCATCCGAACACGCTAAGTACTTCGTGCAGCCGGAACTGATGACCTTTGATCTCAACGACCAGGTGATCAGCACTGGAATCGCGGCCAAGGGTCCCCTGGTACCGCTATTCCCCAAGCGGTCTGTAACGGACCTGGCTCCTTCCATCTTCGACTTAATCGCGTTCCAAAGTGACAGCGATGGACTGGAAAGCCTGTCCAAAAAATCGTGGCAAAAGCTTTCGCCAATCCTCCAAAGCAACGGCGCCGACGTCGGGTATTTCGATGAACCAACGGGAACCCATATCGCGCGCGTTTTTGACCATTTATCAAACTCCATAGGGATTAGTAGTCACGCTTCCAATATCAAACATCTAACCATCCGATTTGATTCGCAGCGTTCCCTATCGAAGAACTTGCGTGTTATCGGCCATCTGGGGTTCGTTGATGCCAAGCAAAAAAGTGCAAATGACGCATCGACGTCAGCGACCGCCGCCAAACCTGTTGGCGTTGCGCCCTCGCCAACGCCCCCCAAGCCCTCCACAAGCAAAGCCACCATCGAAGTTCGCCTAATCGTCCGAGAATCCGACGGATCGAATACGGAGATTTCGCCGGAAGCGAATTCTGCGACGAAAGAACTACGGCTAGAAACGTCCGCACCGATCACTTACACCAAGGTGAATGAACAAACCCCAATGATGCTGATCGACATCCCGATTTCACTGGAGCTTTTGCAAGAAGACTATGAAAAGAAGCTTACAGAACTAGGCGTCGATTCGCTGCTGAACAATTGGCAGATCGATCCCAAATCGACATTGCCGCTGAAGCCGATGAAGCAAGCATTGGTCAGCCTCACATTGAAACTAAAAACAAACGAAGGAGAGGAAGCTCTCGGTTTGTTCGGGTTGAAAATAGTCGATGATTCCGAACAGCCCGACATCTCGGCCGTTGTAACTCCAACCGCTCCGACACCAGCTCCAACACCGCCTCTCACGGCCCACGACGAAACCATCCAAATGGTCTTGGGGCGTGGCTACGACGCAACAAAAAAGTATGCGGATCCAACCGCAGTTAAAAACCCGCTTTTTGATCTCAAAAGTCGGGAAGATTACTTCTACCGACCGTATGCTGGCGGAGCAACTGAAATCAACGTGCGGAGTGGAACCGACGCATCTTCATATTCGAATTCATTAGCATCCAACGTAGAAGCAGGCGTCGGTTTAGGTCTTTTTTCCGCATCCGTTTCTGTTGGCGTAAACAGTTCAAATTCGGGATCCACGAAAACCTCTTTTGTGATGTTAAACGATGTCTTAAAAATCTACGCTGCAACGCTCAAAACCAAAACACCTTTAAAAGCAGCATTGAAGAAAATCGAAGAAGGTGATGTGCGTAACATTATCGATTTATACGGCACTCATTACATCAACGAAGCAGATTTTGGCGGGCGAATTTCCTTTGAATCCTACATCGACGAAACAGAAACAGCGACGACATCAAGCATCGAAACCGGAGTTAAAGCGGCATACAAAATTTTCAATGCAGCTGCCAACGTTACGGCAAAGTCCTCGACATTGACCAAGACGATTTCAGAGAACCAGACCTTCAGTAATTATGGAGGCGGAGGCACACTTAACCAACAATCGAGCATTGACGTAGAGTCTTATCGCGACTGGAAAGATAAAGTCGCTAAAGATCATCAACAAGCATTGGTCGATTTTGGAAACTCCAGTAACGGGCTGATCCCATTGTGGAAGTTCCCAGGTTTAACAACCGCTCGGCAAGCCGAACTTGAACAACTAATTAAGCAAGAAATCGCGAAGAGCGTCGTACACAAGGAAAGCGAATACGGTGAAGTTGTCAAACGAAACGGGAAGTTTCGACTCCAAAATTCCAATGGCGGATGGATCTATGCGTCGGACGAGGGGACCACGTATCCCAAGATGAGCAGAAGCGAGTCTGCAGCAGACAACCTTCGATTCTTTGGCGACGGCAGCGACTTAAATTCAAACGACAAACTTACAATCAAATACGGCGGCGCACGGGGCACCTACGGATCTTGGTACCAAAAACGTTCGATCATTCAATATGCCCCAGGTGATGAAAGTAAAAGTGACTATAGATACCAAATCACCAAACGAGGTAGCTCATTAAGTCCAGGGAGCGCGATTCGTTTTGGTGACTATATAACGATTATTGCCCTATGGAAAGAAGAACAAGTTGGACCAATTGAAGACGACTACATCGGCTACAACAATTCTCAATGGAAAATCGTGGAACCGAAACCGTAG
- a CDS encoding sigma-70 family RNA polymerase sigma factor: MPEHSPTAERLLQQAQAGDDCALACLFNQHRGRLRNLLAFRMDKHLHARLDPSDILQESFLTVARRIGEYDQETKVSFFVWVRAITMDRLLYAYRQHITTQKRDARRDLSLECQVGENATSMSIAVALLANGTSQLGQLIRKEQTAKLLERLSEMDAVDQEIIAMRVFEGLTNGEAAEALDITKRAASKRFVRAIRRLRIVISDIPGMKKVL; the protein is encoded by the coding sequence ATGCCAGAGCACAGCCCCACCGCAGAGAGACTACTTCAGCAGGCGCAAGCCGGAGACGATTGTGCACTTGCATGTCTGTTCAATCAGCACCGCGGGCGGCTGCGGAATCTGCTTGCCTTTCGGATGGACAAACATTTGCATGCTCGTTTGGATCCCTCCGATATTTTGCAGGAATCGTTTCTGACGGTCGCCCGGCGGATAGGCGAATACGACCAGGAGACGAAGGTCAGTTTTTTTGTTTGGGTGCGAGCGATTACGATGGATCGGTTGCTATATGCCTATCGCCAGCACATCACCACGCAGAAGCGAGACGCACGCCGCGATCTCTCTCTTGAGTGTCAGGTTGGCGAAAACGCGACGAGCATGTCGATCGCCGTTGCTTTGCTTGCCAATGGGACGTCTCAACTTGGCCAGCTGATCCGGAAAGAGCAGACGGCAAAGCTGCTAGAGCGGTTGTCCGAAATGGACGCGGTGGATCAGGAGATTATTGCGATGCGAGTTTTTGAGGGGCTGACCAACGGCGAAGCGGCCGAGGCGCTTGATATAACCAAGCGAGCGGCCAGCAAAAGATTTGTTCGTGCGATTCGCCGTCTCCGTATTGTGATTTCGGATATTCCCGGAATGAAAAAGGTGCTTTGA
- a CDS encoding protein kinase domain-containing protein, producing MSTAGDDSDLENEIEVLVEHYLEMARNGVAPSITEFVNSHAECQPELQEILETVHAVGQLRPALSAPPPLPIPKAPSPEVVPEIDGYRILRTAGHGGMGVVYEAIQVSLDRRVALKILPSRLFQNHHARERFQVEAKAAAGLHHNHIVPVFEVRTQGSHAFYTMQFIEGESLDEVIVQLRNLRAGAEGKPSRVDRREPAGAVDLEPLNAAVTLRSETLARTLFAKPFSSNGDDAEVARSSDRNRKTTVSHIGATTKIDRPPSSSGLVEPSNNRLFFLNVARIGVQVAQAIHHAHRHGVIHRDIKPSNIMVDLDGNAWVTDFGLAKVDEHDLTGEGDIVGTLRYIAPERFAGVCDERSDVYSLGLTLYELICQQPAFVQSDRMELVKKIQEGKSDSLKILNSKVPRDLQTIIEKSIHSVPSRRYRSADVFAEDLQRFCEGRPINARRVGSIEKSWLWSKKNSGLAAAIVIVSMLLVVGTVASTMAAFHFHRQEEIQSNLVTVTQKLVAEKQLLVDAKQQEANKARKLRNEALHDAYIADIRQASVDTQTGQIYRLLTSLKGYLPSESQPDIRGWEWHHLMSLANQADATLFDFEGAVTQIKWSADGTEFYSCGTDGKLRTWDRNGKPVRHISIPGLKQFSVNAENTQFATVSDDPVVRFWDVESGELKQTIRVGDRPLTSVAWKYGSLVAVASPPGSNRSASEVILLERHTEAILFRHAGNETEVDWLEISPQGTGLAIAGHGMGVAISFLGQKTPVVINGPFVKHWNDTTSIAWHPDGRRFAVGFDTRGVVVYEIDRSAYHPTQLFQLDEDSTPDALEFTPDGKSLIVGTRSQRIDIYDLESKQRTRSFPGHLRSISDLAVHPTDPLVVSASGDGTIRFWNLDNEPERNIVADDPIEYHNQGESPDKQWTWKIEKDVLSVYEAGSDQPASQMFVRADAARAMFLPDINQAVFWADGGSSGPRYTSVVDFKNDSVWSLSGFGGARPYADIKGGFMVVAMHADIYLFNLLDGTMNQFSAATTQDGAVFTDVGVALSPLGKMLVTGSDGEVKIWDTEERRVLASLYGHQPGTPMSIIVWSHGSPLFATGSRDQTICIWDSMERRLVRTLHGLQGPPSMDLFGFDASNTRFASADGTHLKIWEIASGRELLSLPLDEDASSVFHAFQTQPAADAKSVSNEKLQFAVLDKCDSISAAVSEREEFEFRSAYRLAINLLAKSRLPTYDPVRGLTLAERASELRPLLWQTWFLRGVANYRLGRWEEARRVLKMAIDSDGEHDQVGFLLDQLCASELRKSETPVDAVEIASRMWSKASAAGDELRPLVQHLAREIIAEEAEPAKHSEQVVTTLTDELDFTNDDLSMREAFFLTPENGVITFGVEGTIELTLGTIKMDRSVDLLGPGKDRLHISGAGRTTLFELNNFDPDELAEVRMADLHLTRGYSGDAVAGEEKNNIGRGVIHVHESLQLENCLLDDHRTPRGLGGAVYVCKDAKLEVSGCSFRNNMATAGGAIFSSTQSSIKVQDCTFIGNKEVLKRAEAGSAIRGGGDVHLVNCTFARNHAGNGGAVSLTTRESTVLIENCTFSENVGGGIFSYRYPTPPQTWDLSATNCIFYGNVSEEGEPLDIWSNDQVHVKVSYSIVGADRGGFIDAGGNVRDADPLLQALGDNGGSTLTYGLGKGSPAIDAGSEIQQKYDQRGSAYARRVDGDLDGVETTDIGAFEYQPVEESSDRAEADAP from the coding sequence ATGTCCACCGCCGGGGATGATTCGGATTTAGAGAACGAAATTGAAGTTCTGGTGGAACATTACTTGGAGATGGCGAGAAACGGCGTTGCGCCTTCGATCACAGAATTCGTCAATAGTCATGCTGAGTGTCAGCCCGAATTGCAGGAGATCTTAGAAACCGTCCATGCTGTTGGTCAGTTGCGGCCAGCCCTCTCCGCTCCGCCACCGTTGCCAATCCCCAAGGCTCCATCACCCGAAGTCGTTCCCGAAATCGATGGATATCGGATTTTGCGCACCGCAGGTCATGGTGGCATGGGAGTGGTATACGAAGCGATTCAGGTCTCCCTTGACCGTCGTGTTGCCTTGAAAATTCTGCCCAGCCGGCTGTTCCAGAACCATCACGCACGGGAACGGTTCCAAGTGGAAGCGAAAGCGGCGGCAGGTCTTCACCATAACCATATCGTCCCGGTTTTCGAAGTTCGCACACAAGGAAGTCATGCCTTTTACACGATGCAGTTCATCGAAGGCGAATCCCTGGACGAAGTGATCGTGCAACTGCGAAATCTACGGGCTGGTGCTGAAGGAAAGCCCAGCCGTGTCGATCGGCGCGAGCCTGCAGGAGCCGTCGATCTGGAGCCCTTAAACGCCGCCGTTACGCTGCGATCGGAAACGTTGGCCAGGACGTTGTTTGCCAAGCCTTTTTCCTCGAATGGGGATGACGCAGAAGTTGCACGTTCAAGTGATCGGAACCGCAAAACGACCGTTTCCCATATCGGCGCGACGACGAAGATCGATCGCCCACCCAGCAGTTCTGGATTGGTTGAACCGAGTAACAATCGCCTTTTCTTTCTAAACGTCGCTCGAATCGGAGTTCAGGTGGCTCAGGCGATTCACCATGCGCATCGACATGGCGTCATCCATCGTGATATCAAGCCATCGAACATCATGGTCGATTTGGATGGGAATGCATGGGTTACCGATTTTGGTTTGGCAAAGGTGGATGAACATGACTTGACCGGCGAAGGGGATATTGTAGGTACCCTGCGGTACATCGCTCCTGAACGATTTGCTGGAGTGTGCGATGAACGGAGTGACGTCTATTCCCTTGGGTTAACGTTATATGAGCTGATTTGCCAGCAGCCTGCCTTTGTGCAGAGTGATCGAATGGAGCTGGTTAAAAAAATCCAAGAAGGGAAATCGGACTCGCTGAAAATACTGAATAGCAAAGTCCCGCGGGACCTGCAGACGATCATCGAAAAATCGATCCATTCTGTACCTTCGCGCCGGTATCGATCGGCTGACGTTTTTGCAGAGGACTTGCAGCGTTTCTGCGAGGGGCGGCCGATCAACGCTCGACGTGTTGGTTCGATCGAAAAGTCTTGGCTGTGGTCTAAAAAGAATAGCGGTTTGGCCGCTGCGATTGTCATCGTCAGTATGTTGCTGGTCGTGGGGACCGTCGCATCGACCATGGCGGCCTTTCACTTTCATCGTCAGGAAGAAATTCAAAGCAATCTGGTCACCGTGACTCAAAAATTGGTTGCGGAAAAGCAATTGCTGGTGGACGCAAAACAACAGGAAGCGAATAAGGCGAGGAAGCTCCGCAATGAAGCACTCCACGATGCTTACATAGCCGATATTCGCCAGGCAAGCGTCGACACGCAAACCGGTCAAATTTACCGCCTGTTGACTTCGCTCAAGGGATACCTTCCCTCTGAATCCCAGCCCGATATCCGTGGATGGGAATGGCATCATCTGATGTCACTTGCCAATCAGGCGGACGCGACTCTTTTCGATTTCGAAGGGGCGGTCACGCAGATTAAATGGTCCGCCGATGGAACAGAGTTTTACAGTTGCGGAACCGATGGCAAATTGAGGACATGGGATCGGAATGGAAAACCGGTAAGGCATATTTCCATACCGGGGTTGAAACAATTCTCCGTCAACGCAGAGAACACTCAGTTTGCGACCGTGAGCGATGATCCTGTCGTACGTTTTTGGGACGTCGAAAGTGGCGAACTAAAACAAACGATTCGCGTCGGCGACCGACCATTGACCAGCGTGGCTTGGAAATATGGCTCCTTGGTTGCGGTGGCAAGTCCTCCGGGAAGCAACCGATCCGCGTCTGAAGTGATTCTGCTTGAACGTCACACCGAAGCGATTCTATTCCGGCACGCAGGGAATGAAACGGAGGTCGATTGGCTGGAAATCAGTCCGCAGGGGACCGGTTTGGCGATCGCCGGACACGGGATGGGCGTCGCCATTTCGTTTCTTGGCCAGAAAACCCCCGTCGTTATCAACGGACCATTTGTCAAACACTGGAACGATACGACCAGCATCGCCTGGCATCCCGACGGACGCCGGTTTGCCGTCGGGTTCGATACGCGCGGAGTCGTCGTTTATGAGATTGATCGTTCTGCGTACCATCCGACGCAGCTGTTTCAGTTGGATGAAGACTCGACGCCCGATGCGTTGGAATTCACTCCTGACGGGAAATCACTAATCGTTGGAACCCGCAGCCAACGGATCGATATCTATGATCTGGAATCAAAACAAAGGACGCGGTCGTTTCCCGGCCATTTGCGCAGTATCTCGGATTTGGCGGTGCATCCAACCGATCCGTTGGTCGTTTCCGCCTCTGGCGATGGAACGATTCGATTTTGGAACCTGGATAACGAACCGGAACGCAACATCGTTGCGGATGATCCAATCGAATATCACAACCAAGGAGAAAGTCCCGACAAGCAATGGACCTGGAAAATCGAAAAGGATGTTCTCTCGGTGTACGAAGCAGGGTCGGATCAACCGGCGTCGCAAATGTTTGTAAGAGCCGATGCCGCGAGGGCGATGTTCTTGCCCGATATCAATCAGGCAGTGTTCTGGGCCGACGGTGGAAGTTCTGGGCCACGATATACCTCGGTGGTCGATTTTAAGAATGATTCCGTCTGGTCGTTGAGTGGGTTCGGCGGAGCAAGGCCGTATGCGGATATCAAAGGTGGTTTTATGGTCGTCGCCATGCATGCAGACATTTATCTTTTTAACCTGCTTGATGGAACGATGAATCAATTCTCTGCGGCAACGACACAGGATGGTGCGGTGTTTACAGACGTGGGGGTCGCATTGAGTCCCCTGGGGAAAATGTTGGTGACCGGTTCGGATGGAGAGGTCAAAATCTGGGACACGGAGGAACGTCGCGTATTGGCTAGCTTGTACGGCCATCAACCCGGAACGCCTATGTCGATCATTGTCTGGAGCCATGGCAGCCCCTTGTTTGCAACGGGTAGTCGGGATCAGACCATTTGTATTTGGGATTCCATGGAGCGGCGGTTGGTGCGAACCTTGCATGGCCTGCAGGGGCCACCCTCCATGGACCTGTTCGGTTTTGATGCCAGCAATACACGTTTTGCTTCGGCGGATGGGACGCATTTGAAAATCTGGGAAATCGCTTCGGGCCGCGAACTTCTTTCGTTGCCGCTGGACGAAGATGCCTCGAGTGTTTTTCATGCCTTTCAGACGCAGCCCGCAGCGGATGCGAAATCGGTCTCCAATGAAAAATTGCAGTTTGCTGTACTCGATAAGTGCGATTCGATCTCGGCCGCTGTCAGTGAACGGGAGGAGTTTGAGTTTCGATCCGCCTATCGGCTGGCAATCAACTTGCTCGCCAAGTCTAGGCTGCCGACCTATGATCCGGTGCGTGGCTTGACGCTTGCAGAACGGGCTTCGGAGCTTCGTCCGCTGCTGTGGCAAACGTGGTTTCTTCGCGGGGTGGCAAATTATCGTTTGGGGCGTTGGGAAGAAGCACGCCGCGTTCTAAAAATGGCAATCGATTCAGATGGCGAACATGACCAGGTCGGATTTTTGTTGGATCAATTGTGTGCAAGTGAACTTCGTAAATCAGAAACCCCGGTCGACGCTGTGGAGATTGCAAGTCGGATGTGGAGCAAGGCGTCAGCCGCAGGCGACGAACTGCGTCCCTTGGTGCAGCACCTTGCACGTGAAATCATTGCAGAGGAGGCGGAGCCCGCCAAGCATTCTGAACAAGTTGTGACCACATTGACGGATGAGCTTGATTTTACGAATGACGATCTGTCGATGCGCGAGGCGTTCTTTTTGACGCCAGAAAATGGGGTCATTACCTTCGGTGTCGAAGGGACCATCGAACTGACGTTGGGAACCATCAAAATGGATCGTTCGGTCGACCTTCTAGGTCCCGGTAAAGATCGCTTGCACATTAGTGGAGCGGGACGCACGACTCTCTTCGAACTGAATAATTTCGACCCTGATGAACTTGCTGAAGTGCGAATGGCTGATCTGCATTTGACAAGGGGCTATTCCGGCGATGCGGTTGCCGGAGAAGAAAAAAACAATATTGGCCGTGGTGTGATTCATGTGCATGAGTCTCTGCAGTTAGAGAATTGCTTGTTGGATGACCATCGAACACCACGCGGTTTGGGAGGAGCGGTTTACGTTTGTAAAGATGCAAAACTAGAAGTGAGCGGATGCTCGTTTCGTAATAATATGGCGACCGCTGGAGGCGCGATTTTCTCATCGACTCAGAGCTCGATAAAAGTGCAGGACTGCACTTTTATCGGCAACAAGGAAGTTCTGAAGCGCGCCGAAGCGGGGAGCGCGATTCGAGGGGGGGGCGACGTCCATCTGGTTAACTGCACCTTTGCACGCAACCATGCTGGAAATGGCGGGGCGGTTAGTTTGACGACGCGGGAAAGTACCGTGCTTATCGAAAATTGCACGTTTTCAGAAAACGTTGGTGGGGGAATTTTTTCGTACCGGTATCCGACTCCGCCTCAGACTTGGGATTTGTCGGCGACAAACTGCATCTTCTATGGGAATGTTTCCGAAGAGGGCGAACCCCTGGATATCTGGTCAAACGATCAAGTGCATGTCAAGGTTTCTTATTCGATTGTTGGTGCAGACCGCGGTGGATTTATCGATGCCGGCGGCAACGTGCGGGATGCCGATCCGCTTTTGCAAGCGTTGGGGGACAACGGAGGATCGACGTTGACCTACGGGTTGGGCAAGGGAAGCCCCGCTATTGATGCGGGAAGCGAGATCCAGCAGAAGTATGATCAACGTGGCTCCGCTTATGCACGCCGGGTCGATGGGGATTTGGATGGTGTTGAAACGACGGATATCGGAGCGTTCGAATATCAACCCGTTGAAGAATCGTCCGACAGGGCGGAAGCGGACGCCCCGTAA